TGGACCTAAATTAGCTCCGTGTGGAACAAGGAAGATCTTCTTTCTTCTATTTTCGGGTTTAGCAAATCATCATGTTATTTATCCTTTCATTTCACGTTGGTCTCTGTGTGCTTTTATGTGgtatatgtattattattatatatgctTTTTTATGAGTACAAAAGTTTTCCAAAattgaaaattgtattttgtACAGTTACTTACTGAATAAAGTCGTAGTTTTAACTTTCAGTTCATGTCGACTACTCGTGTGTTGACAAGAATTCATAACCAAGTCTTCCATTTTCAGGTTTGTTTTAGAATGACTTTGCTTAAGCTATCTCTTATTTTTTACATGTATTAGATTTTATAACGAAACTGAAGAATATAGACAAGATGTAAACACTAATACttgaggataaaaaaaaaaaaaaaaaaaaaaaaatacttgaggATACAAATACTCTAGAGAATTCAGAGGTTTCGGGTTATCAGTTGGTTTAGCTGACTGCTCTGGTTATTTCCGGTTCAATTGGAGTAGCTCTGGATGAAGACATGTGTTCTATCTTTTGCGTGTTTATAAGTCTCAGTCTCTTGGTGATAATGAGATGAGCTGAGATAGAGTtgtaaagagagaagaagaaacacttTGTATCCGTACGGTGGCTCAAGTTTCAGGGTCACCGGGGTTCAGTGGATGGATTGCCGTAAGAGAGTCGGCCGGTGAGTATATAGCAGCTTCTCCATCTTGGAAGAGTGTGGTGAACACCGGATAAACAGTGTTTTGTCTTTCTATAGTCTTTACTTTCTTGACACATGAGAGAttgattagagagagagagtttgagagAAATCTAGGATCGAAGTTTAACAGAAATCAAATGAATAAATGTGGTTCGTTAAACTAATAATTAGGATTGAGAGGTCAGTAATATGTTTGTTCGCAACAAAATCCATAAtaataaatacaaaactaaGCAAGATTCAACTGCTTAACaaagtataaaataaatattatagatacGAATTCAAAAGCAACATGTTTATTTTCTTGTGGTTTTACTTCGGTTCTTGAAAAGCTATAACAGAAGTCTAACATTCATTTTAGTTTCACGACTAGAATAGTCTTATCCAATTCATTTTCTTGTGGTCGGTTTGTGTTGTAAAACCAACTTTAAACCATTCCCCCTCCCAAAATTACTAATTCAGATAATCTCAGCCTGAGCAACAACCAGATGATTTAACAACAGAAATATCATCTTTGCTACCTAAATCAATGGTCTGTCCTTTAGACAAAGACGTCGGATCTCCAGTGCCCTCAAAAGCTTTACGGCTCATAACACGACAGATCTTAGTCAAGACATGAGTGAAAGCTTGCTCAACATTTGTAGCATCAAGAGCAGATGTTTCCATAAAGAACATGTTCTCTCTTTCAGAGAAAGATTTAGCTTCGTCCTCTTGAACTGCACGAAGGTGATGAAGATCAGCTTTGTTTCCAACAAGCATGATCACGATGTTGGCATCGGTATGGTCACGAAGCTCTTTGAGCCATTGTTCAACGTTCTCGAACGTTACATGTTGAGTTATGTCGTATACTAGAAGAGCCCCCACTGCTCCTCTGTAGTATGCACACGTGATTGCTCTGTACCTATATAACAACAAACACACAATTGCTCAATTACAAAGCTGGAGAAAAACAATATAAAGAGAACAAGCATATCTAGTAGGTATCCAAGAGGTCATGAATTCAATTCCCCTTGGAAAGGGTCTTCTCATTAGGAGAGTTATTTAAAATGGTTTGGGCTTTGCCCTACAAGATGTACAAGCTTAATGGAAATTTAACCAGATAAAACCATTGTAATTtggtttgtaatattttaatttggcTTTGGTATATTGGGTTTTTAATaccaaaataagtaaatattgattctttattttaataaatagatataggttcatttacatatatgtaatattaaaacTCATAACaaattttggattaataaattacacaaaaatCAGTTacgattttatttatatgaaa
The Brassica napus cultivar Da-Ae chromosome A1, Da-Ae, whole genome shotgun sequence DNA segment above includes these coding regions:
- the LOC106373178 gene encoding ras-related protein RABA1e-like, with the translated sequence MGEYIADEDYDYLFKLVLIGDSSVGKTNLLSRFTKNEFSIESKATIGVEFATKSVHVDEKIIKAQLWDTAGQERYRAITCAYYRGAVGALLVYDITQHVTFENVEQWLKELRDHTDANIVIMLVGNKADLHHLRAVQEDEAKSFSERENMFFMETSALDATNVEQAFTHVLTKICRVMSRKAFEGTGDPTSLSKGQTIDLGSKDDISVVKSSGCCSG